A part of Microbacterium atlanticum genomic DNA contains:
- a CDS encoding cryptochrome/photolyase family protein, with product MPGPTLVWFRDDLRLADNPALRAALDRGEPVIGLYVLDDESPGIRPIGGAARWWLHHSLASLGERLQERGGTLVLRRGPAGRVVRETVTDASAAAVFWNRRYGGPEREIDAELKVGLRGDGVEVASFAASLLFEPWTVKTGAGTPFSVFSPFWRACQSLPAPREPLPEPREVPAPRRAAASDSLDDWGLLPTRPDWAGGLRETWEPGEPAARRRLREFLRDDLANYDRARDEPAAGATSQLSPRLRWGEISPYTVWHEAIASGGGGRFLSELGWREFAWHVLYHHPDLATRNLRPEFDAFPWPRLRPSALEAWQRGRTGVPLVDAGMKELWRTGYMHNRVRMVAASFLIKNLLIDWRHGEEWFWDTLVDADGANNAFNWQWVAGSGADAAPYFRIFNPELQAKKFDPDGRYVREWAPEHLQGDAPEPIVDLGDSRKAALAAYEHVKRAARS from the coding sequence ATGCCCGGACCCACGCTCGTCTGGTTCCGCGACGACCTGCGCCTCGCCGACAATCCCGCGCTGCGTGCCGCGCTCGACCGCGGGGAGCCCGTGATCGGCCTGTACGTCCTCGACGACGAGAGCCCCGGCATCCGCCCGATCGGCGGGGCCGCGCGATGGTGGCTGCACCACTCGCTCGCCTCGCTCGGCGAGCGGCTGCAGGAGCGCGGCGGCACGCTGGTGCTGCGGCGCGGCCCCGCGGGGCGGGTGGTGCGGGAGACGGTGACGGATGCCTCCGCCGCGGCCGTCTTCTGGAACCGGCGCTACGGCGGCCCCGAGCGCGAGATCGACGCCGAGCTGAAGGTGGGCCTGCGCGGCGACGGGGTCGAGGTCGCCTCGTTCGCCGCCTCGCTCCTCTTCGAGCCGTGGACCGTGAAGACCGGCGCCGGGACGCCGTTCTCGGTGTTCTCGCCCTTCTGGCGCGCGTGCCAGTCGCTGCCGGCGCCGCGGGAGCCGCTGCCCGAACCGCGCGAGGTGCCGGCGCCGCGCCGGGCCGCGGCATCCGACTCCCTCGACGACTGGGGGCTGCTGCCCACGCGGCCCGACTGGGCGGGCGGGCTGCGCGAGACGTGGGAACCCGGTGAGCCCGCGGCGCGGCGGCGGCTGCGCGAGTTCCTCCGCGACGACCTCGCGAACTACGACCGGGCCCGCGACGAACCCGCCGCGGGGGCGACCTCGCAGCTCTCGCCGCGCCTGCGATGGGGCGAGATCAGCCCGTACACGGTGTGGCACGAGGCGATCGCGTCGGGCGGCGGCGGCCGGTTCCTGTCGGAGCTGGGCTGGCGGGAGTTCGCGTGGCATGTGCTGTACCACCATCCCGATCTGGCGACCAGGAACCTGCGGCCGGAGTTCGACGCCTTCCCGTGGCCGCGCCTGCGGCCCAGCGCCCTGGAGGCGTGGCAGCGGGGACGCACCGGCGTCCCGCTCGTCGACGCGGGGATGAAGGAGCTGTGGCGCACCGGCTACATGCATAATCGCGTGCGCATGGTCGCGGCATCCTTCCTCATCAAGAACCTGCTCATCGACTGGCGGCACGGCGAGGAGTGGTTCTGGGACACGCTCGTCGACGCCGACGGCGCCAACAACGCGTTCAACTGGCAGTGGGTCGCGGGATCGGGTGCCGACGCCGCGCCGTACTTCCGCATCTTCAACCCAGAGCTGCAGGCGAAGAAGTTCGACCCCGACGGCCGGTACGTCCGCGAGTGGGCGCCGGAGCACCTGCAGGGCGACGCGCCCGAGCCGATCGTCGACCTCGGCGACTCCCGGAAGGCGGCGCTGGCGGCCTACGAGCACGTCAAGCGCGCCGCGCGGTCCTGA
- a CDS encoding ABC transporter substrate-binding protein, producing MRHTKRAVTAALLTSVALAMTACAAGDSGSGGGEAAACEPAGEDVTLTFTSWIPGIEDAVAIWNEENPDIQVEVQTGPSGNAGTYQNFFNQLEAGNAPDLGQIEYDALPNFRVQDGLENLAACEDVVAASDQFLDWTWSQVTLGTEDEVYGVPQDQGPMALFYRSDLFEQNGIEVPTTWEEYREAAVKVREAGGYITNFSQTDINQFAGFVWQAGGQWFANDGDAWTVELTSDESVKVADYWQDLLENDLVSSYPAWTDEWNNAYNSGEVWTWNSAVWGANSISSGAPDTAGNWSVALAPQWEDGGTAAGNWGGSSIAVFKGTDHLYEAAKFALWLNTSEEALTSLNQTAAIYPATTAGLELPTLTEGVEFYGGQPIYDVFAEAAEQVNPDFVWGPTMTQTYADVSDGFKAAASGTGTLTEALEKGQESTIATLEAQSIPVAE from the coding sequence GGAGGCGAGGCCGCAGCCTGCGAGCCCGCGGGCGAGGACGTCACGCTCACGTTCACCAGCTGGATCCCCGGCATCGAGGACGCCGTGGCCATCTGGAACGAGGAGAACCCCGACATCCAGGTCGAGGTCCAGACGGGTCCGTCGGGCAACGCCGGCACCTACCAGAACTTCTTCAACCAGCTCGAGGCGGGCAACGCCCCCGACCTCGGTCAGATCGAGTACGACGCCCTGCCGAACTTCCGCGTGCAGGACGGCCTCGAGAACCTCGCCGCCTGCGAGGACGTCGTCGCGGCCTCCGACCAGTTCCTGGACTGGACGTGGTCGCAGGTCACGCTCGGCACCGAGGACGAGGTCTACGGCGTGCCGCAGGACCAGGGCCCCATGGCGCTGTTCTACCGCAGCGACCTGTTCGAGCAGAACGGCATCGAGGTGCCCACGACGTGGGAGGAGTACCGCGAGGCCGCCGTGAAGGTGCGTGAGGCCGGCGGCTACATCACCAACTTCTCGCAGACCGACATCAACCAGTTCGCCGGCTTCGTGTGGCAGGCGGGCGGCCAGTGGTTCGCCAACGACGGCGACGCGTGGACGGTCGAGCTCACCAGCGACGAGTCGGTGAAGGTCGCCGATTACTGGCAGGACCTCCTCGAGAACGACCTCGTCTCGAGCTACCCGGCGTGGACCGACGAGTGGAACAACGCCTACAACTCGGGTGAGGTGTGGACCTGGAACTCGGCCGTCTGGGGTGCGAACTCCATCTCGTCGGGCGCTCCCGACACCGCCGGCAACTGGTCGGTCGCGCTGGCGCCGCAGTGGGAGGACGGCGGGACCGCCGCCGGCAACTGGGGCGGCTCGTCCATCGCGGTGTTCAAGGGCACCGATCACCTCTACGAGGCGGCGAAGTTCGCGCTGTGGCTGAACACGTCGGAGGAGGCGCTCACGTCGCTGAACCAGACCGCGGCGATCTACCCCGCCACCACCGCCGGCCTGGAGCTGCCGACCCTCACCGAGGGCGTGGAGTTCTACGGTGGCCAGCCGATCTACGACGTCTTCGCGGAGGCGGCCGAGCAGGTCAACCCCGACTTCGTGTGGGGCCCGACGATGACGCAGACGTACGCCGACGTGTCCGACGGCTTCAAGGCCGCGGCCTCGGGGACCGGCACGCTCACCGAGGCGCTCGAGAAGGGACAGGAGTCCACGATCGCGACCCTCGAGGCGCAGTCGATCCCGGTCGCGGAGTAG
- a CDS encoding diacylglycerol/lipid kinase family protein has product MAAVSGSGEDAARDDDDLTPHPADAVYADGPSTEDLDLADVAAEPADATAAEASATADAAEAKAPDPAQAAEPDEVIREPEDVEPDTADGETGEARRVGPEGEPRPMEEGAERPSPKAALVYNPTKVDADALRETVTRLAEEAGWSEPLFYETTVDDLGDDVTREALKEGVNAVLVAGGDGTVRAVSEAMSGSGVPLSIVPSGTGNLLARNLKLPLTEPDAMVRAVFDGDTLSMDVGWTELARPDGTTAEHAFVVMGGIGLDAAMIANTNPQLKKTVGWVAYVDGAARALPSAKPFRVVYELPGHRLHSSRVQSVLFANCGKLPAGLELIPEASVADGALDIVIFQPKGPFGWLFVWRRVAWDNSFLRRFRTGRRVLALRTKDNSVLYSRGAGIELAAHEAQPVQLDGDEFGEALSVKTRVEPSALLVVVPKGHSTDDL; this is encoded by the coding sequence ATGGCGGCGGTATCGGGATCGGGCGAGGACGCGGCCCGCGACGACGACGATCTCACTCCTCACCCGGCCGACGCCGTGTACGCGGACGGCCCGTCGACCGAGGACCTCGACCTCGCCGACGTCGCGGCCGAGCCGGCGGATGCGACCGCAGCCGAGGCATCCGCCACCGCCGACGCGGCGGAGGCCAAGGCGCCCGACCCCGCGCAGGCGGCCGAGCCGGACGAGGTGATCCGCGAGCCGGAGGACGTCGAGCCCGATACGGCCGACGGCGAGACCGGCGAGGCGCGGCGGGTCGGGCCCGAGGGCGAGCCTCGCCCGATGGAGGAGGGCGCAGAGCGCCCGTCCCCCAAGGCGGCGCTGGTCTACAACCCGACGAAGGTCGACGCCGACGCGCTGCGCGAGACGGTGACGAGGCTGGCCGAGGAGGCCGGCTGGTCCGAGCCGCTGTTCTACGAGACGACGGTGGACGACCTCGGCGACGACGTGACGCGCGAGGCGCTGAAGGAGGGTGTCAACGCCGTCCTGGTGGCCGGCGGCGACGGCACGGTGCGCGCGGTGTCGGAGGCGATGAGCGGAAGCGGCGTGCCGCTGTCGATCGTGCCCAGCGGCACCGGCAACCTGCTGGCGCGCAACCTCAAGCTGCCGCTCACCGAGCCCGACGCCATGGTGCGTGCGGTCTTCGACGGCGACACGCTGTCGATGGACGTGGGGTGGACGGAGCTCGCCCGGCCCGACGGCACGACGGCGGAGCACGCGTTCGTGGTCATGGGCGGGATCGGCCTGGACGCCGCGATGATCGCCAACACCAACCCGCAGCTGAAGAAGACCGTCGGATGGGTCGCCTACGTCGACGGCGCCGCTCGGGCGCTCCCCAGCGCCAAGCCCTTCCGCGTCGTCTACGAGCTCCCCGGGCACCGCCTGCACTCCTCGCGGGTGCAGAGCGTGCTGTTCGCCAACTGCGGCAAGCTGCCCGCCGGCCTCGAGCTCATCCCCGAGGCCTCCGTCGCCGACGGGGCGCTGGACATCGTCATCTTCCAGCCGAAGGGCCCGTTCGGCTGGCTGTTCGTGTGGCGCCGGGTGGCGTGGGACAACAGCTTCCTGCGGCGGTTCCGCACCGGTCGCCGCGTGCTGGCGCTGCGCACCAAGGACAACTCCGTGCTCTACTCCCGCGGCGCCGGCATCGAGCTGGCCGCGCACGAGGCCCAGCCGGTGCAGCTTGACGGCGACGAGTTCGGCGAGGCGCTCTCGGTGAAGACCCGCGTGGAGCCGTCCGCGCTGCTCGTCGTCGTCCCCAAGGGGCACTCCACCGACGACCTCTGA